TCTTTTTTGGGTAACACGAGtacaactgtcctccacctccgaggtgtgagcacagggcagctgggaacaaggcagatggacaggccagctctcctgcctctgcactaaagccagagtgactCTTTtggctctctggaatcacagctggtccctctgagagcagcagcaatgctgaggattccTACCTGCAAGAATCCTCCTCAGATGTGACAgagtcagctaaagaaaacaaaacaaggcttAAGACTATTAATGAATTCACATTATTTAGAagtgagagtgaagatgctgaaaatccctCCAACATTTTGAGTtggattaaatctgactggaactgggagTATAAATCTTAGTCACCCCTGTTCCCATATACACAGTGCTGTTGGTTAGGGCTGACTCCTTtggagcccacaggcagaggccctgctcctcacagcaaaatCAGCCAGcccaaaccagagctcaagcaacaGAGCTCAGTGACAGTGCtactgagatggggagaggtaatgagtgTGTGTTTGGGAGGTTTTTATGAGAGAAAAGTCTGTCCTAATTTGTCTCTATCTGTTCTTCCTTGAACAGTCTGGAAAGCACAGGGGGCAAAATGTACAACAGCAGCTCCAtcgatgagttcctcctcctgccattcatggacacatgggagctgcagctcttgcacttctcgctcttcctgggcatctacctggctgccctcctgggcaatagactcatcatcacagccgtagcctgcgaccaccgcctccacaaccccatgtacttcttcctcctcaacctctccatcctcgaccttggctccatctccaccactgtccccaaatccatggccaattccctgtgggacgccagggccatttcctactcgggatgtgctgcccaagtctttttctttgtctttttcatcttgggtgagtattgtctcctcactgtcatggcctatgaccgctacgttgccatctgcaaacccctgcactatgggaccctcatggacaggagatcttgtgtcaaaatggcagcagctgcctgggccagtggctttctcaatgctctcctgcacactgcgaacacattttcaataccactctgccaaggcaacacagtggaccagttcttctgtgaaatcccccagatcctcaagctctcctgctcagactcctacctcagggaagctgggctcaTTGTGATTACTGACTGTTTAAGCTTTGGGTGTTTTgctttcattgtggtgtcctatgtgcagatcttcactgctgtgctgaggatcccctctgagcagggccggcacaaagccttttccatgtgcctcccacacctggccgtggtctccctgttcatcagcactggcctgtttgcctacctgaagcccccctccctctcctccccatctctggacctggtggtggctgttctgtatgcggtggtgcctccagcagtgaaccccctcatctacagcatgaggaacaaggagctcaaggaggcactgaggaaactgattcagctagtactagttcagcagcaatgagctccccacccctctttgtaagtgacttgaattcatctcagacaatCTCTGTGCTTTGGACATTCTTCCTGTGATAACCATatttgtacagaagtatttgaaatcATCCCACTCCTTCAGAGACACAAACCCAGTCTGTctgcctgagaggccttctgtaaatgtgtctgtcactgtctCAGAGCTGGCCAGTCTCTAATAAAAGAGTACTTCCTCAGTGCAGTtcttgaaggttgggctcttcttccaaagctgaagACAATaattcactcaaggactttcaccctggAAGcggctgttgcttttccagggctctccatggcctcaaggcaatgagctctttcgggtgatgtgttagggaatgagggctgcattccgCTCTCACTTGTGCGTgtccagtgctcctggaggtgctgaatggtcaagcaatatttgcctgggactgtctcactatgacagggctggtgacagatgcccacagtggggaccctgcaggcagagggaaggcagcctggagaggggttcatgtcaccttcaatggaaaaccctgggctggatctcgggacatttgaaatgtcctgtgattgctcagagcatcatccacagccacagaccccttggtagggggttgtcaggtgcaaagatgcccgtccagctgggtctgcttctcgcctcaaccaccacggccagtgcagagtcaccccgtggccctggggcaccacagcccgctcgctctgcagagcagcaccgccagctcggggccctgcggggagcacaggggagggtgcaggagtgaccaggcaggccagcactgatgccctcgctggggtgaggacacacagcggtgggtttgtggggcagagccaggtctcgtggaggggaagcaagacatgccaggcacaggagagtggaggccatttgcagccctggctgcacaccccaggtttatgggcgggttttgctgtgcggccaggttgttcctgctgggctcagtccTGGTATCAAGGGGAAAAGCCAGGCCtaagcagcctctctcctggcccagaccccagcaggccctggggacagctgtgtgctaacccctgcgtgggacatggccagggctgggcaaggtgcagaaactgtggaggctgccaaggCAGGAGGGttgtgggggacggggcaccgaaggctgtcgcagggactgtgccagggggacgttggcctggcccacgagctcttgttcttgctccagctgtgctggaggaccaAGAGGTTCCTCAGggaaagctgtgctccttggggagctgccctgagcaccacaacaggcagagcacgctccttgtgtgtccccgtcctgctgggagggtggcatggacaccagggaaatggcctggttctgcctgggctcagtgcgggagtttggcctgtgaagtgaatgcgacagccactgctgctgaaacaccagccatggctcctctctgcagcccccactgcccctgcccctgccgacctgcccctgccaatctgccaccacccccgtgctgccttgtcctctgtccctcttctccacactgcagggaccagtgatgcagcaggagctggcacagccccacagccgctgcccggcccctggccctcccctcctgcctgccaaacattacatccatcttcaagaaggacaggaaagaggatctgggcagtgatgggctggtcagcatcgcctcaggccctgggaagcaaatcttcctggagctcgttccagccacatgaaggggtcaggaacagccagcacgaagtcatcgAGGACAAATTTTGCCTGACCAATCTGGTTGCCTTCTGTggtgggatgactggctgtgtggacaggGGGGGTGCAGTGCCTGCTGTATACTTtgaatttaggaaggcctttgacatggtcttccataacatctttgtagccaaactggggagaggtgggttggaggagtaagcaatggagagTGCAGcaaatgagctggaggccgcctggctcaaagggtggagaacagtggtacaaagccaaggggtcttgaaagacttggggatttggctgacggAAACTTCATGCCATTGTACAAGGAGCAATGGCAGGTGCTGTATCAGGgcggggcagaacagcctgtgcatcaggacaggctgggacttgacgggtagaggagtgaccctgaggagaaggacctggacattgcaagggatgccacatgagccagtgctgcgtgctcaccataaatcaggccagctgcatacggggcggCATTGGGAAGTGAGCGGctacccagacaaggtgaattattatccccctcctctcagcactggtgtggccacatctagaatagggtgtcTCAGTGTGGGTTGCCCTGtactggaggaatggggaggaactggagagggtccagaggaggtctgccaagatgaggttggggtctaaaggacaaggcctttatggagaggctgaaggaccagggctgctttagcctggtggaggggaggctgagggcagtagagtcaCTGCTTGTCACTGTTTGAAGaattgtttcagagatgatggagcttttcttggtagtgggaaacagcaagagaaggggaaatGGCAAGaaactgcagcttgtggggttcagctgtgacatcaggaaatgtcactcgtagggcagtgctgtggtgccagaggtcacccAGGGGGAACCTGTGATCATCCGCTGGCTTTGcctttcaaggaaaagcaagtgaggacagagagacatcaggagaggtggAGACATCCTggggtgaaaggaaggtggggaagcaggttgggtatctaccgtctgcagggaaacaggcacaggcatgggacagtgtaggacaggctgtggtggagacagccgagggcactgccagggctcaaagctcccaacagaactgaggtcgttgtcctcttgtctatggctggcgtctctgccagcaaggcctctgagaagatgccctttccttaaaggagtgtatttacaagagcaaggtttcagtgagcacctgtaaaacaaagatgtctgctttttaagctttctttattcttcatgttgcagaGTAAGTGATGCCCACCCTCTccaattgatattgatccagagtgtctcctaatgaggtctggacatggaggaaaagcagcagttttgataagagacctgcatggacaaccttcctcccagctccccaaccctgccatttccctcttcagccactggggacttgcatcactcttgctaaaatctaacgcttttccactcaaggctgtggCTGAATggtacagctcctctgcaccaattcccacctgcttgccttagacaactagctgcagacacaggaggatttgccttaactgcaaacaaagaaaaataaaatatgatgaaGTTTAATAAAAAGTCAAATACACTGCTACACTATATGTTATGtccaagctgcctgcagtgagctccactttccacaagcaataaccttcctggaaatgttttaggtaggagagaTACAGCTAGATAGAAATACAGCTAAAGAGCTGGGTAAAGAGAGAGTCAGActcttgaaagaggaggcaagcttcagactccctgcagctcagagcagagctagacagctgagtatctgaatggataaagagcaaggggaggaggagacctggagaactatggaaagtgcacatgtccagatagtctgatgcaaagaggactttagaaatgatccctttaatcaggacatgggggaatatgtgaaagattcctgagatgccacccacagcataacagagcagtggtaatgcaagttgAGAGGGACAGATCAACTATTTTCTCCAGAGATGTCCTCTTCCTCAAAagttccactatttcatcacggGAAAATATTGACATTAAGATTAGTCAATCCTTTCAGCTGAtgcaagtgtgctcatattttttaaatcttgaaaacagttcttcacctttccaggcagagctcagatgtccaaccacaagcacccagtggcacttggagaagcCCCGGTGcatctgaggcacctgcctggacctggcagctctcccataggacctgcgggagaccggagcccctcagagctgcagagggaggctgggcagaggggaccagggcacctgcaatggcaccacatgtccatgaccctgtgatggcatcccaccccagttctgaaaatctctttctttctgaaaacaaaaaaacaaaacagagaaaaaccacaaaattcccataaaagaccactatattaaagaaaagaaaacaaagcaaaaaagggccataagaacacaaagaaggctgaaacctggaaactgcaaccaaacattccttcgctttggatcattctcttaatttcttcctcattttgttttgtattgactCTTTCTAGACCTTTCTGCTGTAATCaagcctgcaccattaaaacagatatttttgtgcctcgcacagagtccaCTGCACCaacaccacccccagcccaggtctgcccatgccactcctcactgcacagagtgagtcacactctgaggtgttgggctctcttgactgatagaagcaagcagggtgaccagcttcagtgaaatgctgtatctctggatggccaaatctgcacaaacctcaacatagctgtgttagagtgatgtctgaaaggagtccctaaccatctagccacactcctgtttccttccctgcacggtaaatgaagtgctactgcatttgaggtgacaacagggaggaggctgatcttcCCCAATGCCAGACCACTTTAGTGCATGTCTATGTCTAACACAATTGTCTGGACTTcatttctagtcaagggagagaaataagatgtgccccagagaggtcttgagagatttCCGGCcaccacctaatgctccagaaaggttctcgtaggtcctgggtcacatttcccagacccacatgggcacacagccaccccagggcatctcaggcagcaatagcctctatatgTGTGGGCAGATGAACAAAGGCCTGAACACTGacttttagtcataaggtaaaacTTATTCAAAAGataactctatgcaagaactgaaaaagaaCCTCATTTCCACAACTTTtgtcaattggaatggattttctatttctttttatattgcatatatttattatatacatatacatagatatatatatatatacagttacATTTATTCATTCCCGATATAtctcctaccagcactctgcatgcagaaactttgttctgaggaactacggtATTCAAATAGACGTATTTCCTATCTCTTCctctgcccctctgtcctttcttctgcatctgcagaggatggggagaggcaggcaaaaaggacatggctgcagtgttgattgtgaggtcaattccactgcagcagcctgattggcccccagcagatgtgctggccagcaggctttgtgatgtcacccagcacctcagagagcccacccagcagcaatgacagctttggggaggggaaggggtgatgcaggtgacagggacccgtctgggtgctgattgcgagggcacctctgctgcagccaccccaccagcccgcggccggcaggcaggcaggcacggctcacagccaccctgctcaggactcgcccctctgcagcggacctgccaccgagcagcgcacagctcctcgcctagatctcctctgagcccagggtgctgctcctgcagcccagggacagcacaggcaggatctggaagcttcagctcagtggcagctcggTCTTCCCAAAGctttgcatgatgtattattaccagccacggGGGTTTTacagtgtgataccaagaaggagtcacactgcgtgcTCTAATGTACAGGTTGCTGATGGGTGTGTGAGTTGAACCGTGCAAgggctgctgggacagccctggaccactctagaaggaactgaccctcacttgtttttttccacacctcactgccaagagggcacctttgtccaaagtagcttcagatccacacttgggatgtcatctcagagggggttcacctctaaagaagagtccaggagtgagctaatagccaggctgtgcctgggctgatcaggctcccagaggccgagaggatgaaggagccaggtgagttcatggtgctgcaaggatgaatcaCCCCAGATAAGggctgagaccctctgtcagctgttagagaagcctgtacgagcaagagtggacggacctGCCAATGGTGGTTGTCCataacaaggggagacaaatcccagctgaagagcccctgtggcatgggagcaagccaacaggagaaaaccctccctgctctcctctggatgaacacagggcacgggcttaacagtcatgggtgggattcagctcccctgatggcaaaacGTGCAtatctgagcttcaggaaagaaagaccgGAGAAGATGGCTCCATCTACTcagaggtgcaaaccacacagatagaaaaatcacaccccaggtgctgagacacaagtcacctcacagactgctgctccttgcccatcactggcagagacagaagtgacctcaccatcaccttcgtggccatgtgcctcagatgggcctttgagctttggagcccatcaacccctcagaaaccagtactgtcatcatcatcttccaaccctatatgcctgctgctggcaggtcagcttctcagagggacatgacccagctatgtgccagctgctacccagtcaggtactcatgcagaagtgacctcacaatcacaatccaacccatgtgcctgctgctggcctatcaggcactcaggcagaagtgacctcacagacagtttccagctcctgtgcttgctcctggcccatcacctgcagagatagaagtgacctcacagtcccctgcatggtcatgtgcctcctaagggcttacaagcttctgagagacaatcttctcctaaaatacagccatgatacaacagctgtttgcactgccactcagagggacctcagcaggctggagaaatgggcacagaggaacctcatgaagcttcacaaagggaaatgcaatacCTTGCACACGCGAAAGAGtaacccaggacacactgggtgctgaccatctggaaagcagctttgcagagaaggacctgggagtgctggtagacaacatgaagcagcatgaggaagCAACATGTtctcgtggcaaagaaagccaatggtttcctgggctgcactgggaagagtgttgccagcagggcgagggctctgtgcctgcaggctctgtgtcagcaggctctgtgcctgctgtctaatcaggtcctcaggcacaagtgacctcagaagcacattctCATGAGAGAAAGACATGGGCCaaaggctgacctgtcagctgctcagaaagaagtcacctcacaatcatctgtccagcccaggtgcctgctgcaggcccttctgcttctctgatggacatgacccagctatgtgcctgctgctatccagtcaggtacttgggcagaagggacctcacaatcaacatccaagtcatgtgtctgctgctggccaatcacctgcagagacaggagcaggctctgtgcctgctgtctaatcaggtcctcaggcacaagtgacctcagaagcacatcctcctgcagtgagcctgctgcttgcctatcacatacTCCAAGACAAGTGACCTCAAAAACAATCAGCTTCggcatgagccaaaggctgacctgtcagctgctcagaaagaagtcacctcacaatcatctgtcaagcccaggtgcctgctgcaggcccttctgcttctctgatggacatgacccagctatttgcctgctgctatccagtcaggtactacggcagaggtgacttcacagtcaacatccaagccatgtgcctcctgatggcctatcaagacctgacactgcagtgacctcacagtcaccagtcaccttcactgccatgtacttggtactggcctatcagctgctccgtTATAAGTGACTGCACGATGACCATTcaagctgtacacttgctgctggcctctaagctgcacagacagaggtgacctcacagtcacttccacaccccggtgcctgctgctggaccatcatcttcagagacagaagtgacatcactgtcatcttcacagccacagacctcctagtagcttaggaacttccaagacacaattcacctcatcatagCTTTGCCACCCAGCAGCttcttagtggcccatcagctgctcaggtacaaagaacctcacaaacaacatccaagcccacgcaccagctgccggcctttcagcttcctgatggacatgacccagctacgTGCCTgttgctatccagtcaggtacttgggcagaagggacctcacaatcaacatccaagtcatgtgcctgctgctggccaatcacctgcagagacaggagtgaccacaaaacctacatcctagccctgtgcctgctggtggcctaccaggtactcaggcagacaggacctcacaaccactgaccccacacaggagtcaagtgctgcctatcagcttcgcacatacctgcatttctgtattgctgtagagatctgcaggtgccaatctctcctctgggcacactcaccacacccagaagtcacctcaccaccaacagctgctggcctggcagttgctcaggtGGAAGTGAGCTCACAAGTGCATgtccccaccaggtgcctgctgctggcctgtggctttagagacacaagtttcctcagaataccttccccagccaccaacatgctgctgctctaccgggtcctctgccaaggagacctcactatcaacttccacacccatctgcctgctgctggcctatcagggactcaggcacaagtgtcctcacaagcaaatgcccaagccattagccaagtgtgaaccttgaagAGAGAAGTGACCCTACAACGACTTTCCTAGCAATGTGGGAAATTACAATCTGAGCAATAAAATCTGTCAGGCACTGacacagagctgagctcacaaacactgtccctgccacgtgcctgctgctggcctccctgatgctctggaggaaatgacctcaaagtctgttcccagcaaggggcctgctgctggcctgtcacataccgagacacagctgacctcaccagcacattccccacttcacagcctgctgctggcctatcggcttctcacccagaaggcacctcacaggcacctttacagccaggcgcctgctgcagccccagaggctgctgggacaggagggacctccgagtcagttcccagccaggggccagctgctggcctgccagctgctctgtctgcagtgacctcccaagggacttcccaggcaggggcctgctgctggcctatcagggactcagaaggagatgacctcacagtccccttcacagccatgtgcctgtcactggcctatgagcctctgagagagcagctacctcacgataacttccccagccatgagccaaatcctgtttatcagctgctcaggcagagtgacctcaaaagcacagatcccagccagggacctgctgctgccctaccaactgctcaggtggaagtgacctcacagccacctttccagccacagctctgctgccatccaagcagctcatcagtcacaagtgacctcacagtcaacagccaagccttgatcctgcagctggcctatcagctactccagcagaagtgacctcatcaccagtagctgagccatgtgcctcctgctggcctgtcagctactgacaaagaaGTGATGTGACAACGACGATTTTGTATCATAGCTCTTGCAGACAgtcgtgacctccctgcccacaccccaggcacacagctgttgcccctgcagctccccctgccctccccaaggctgaGCCAGCTACTCAAcggcctccctgagtcacatcgtgacagcacagattcacatcatcccctcaccatgctcacagggcagccaaacacccctcagggaccaggtactacaccaaaaaatcAGCACCTCCACCTAGCCTATCGCGTATTGGTAcaatggttacctcacagtccagttcaaagccatatgcctgaagCTGCCTTAAAAGTatctgagtcacaaatgacctcacaaacacaaacgGTAGGAATATGCCATCTGCCTGGTTATACGGTaacgaggcacaagtgacctcactatcagccttgaagccatgggctagctgctcgcctgtaacacactcaggaaaacgtgacctcacaagcacagagagcagctgtgtccctgctgctggcctctgaggtactcaggaagaagtgacctcacaatctgccccaaagccatggtcctactgTCGGCCTGTTacgtcctgaggcagaagtgagctcagaagcacaacaccgcagtgtccctgcagcctgcctctcgggcagcactgagacacgagggacctcaccagcatcaccaaagctatgtgcgtgctgctggcctaccaggttcAGAGGtacaactgacctcaccagcacaaacGGCATcaacgtgcctgctgctggcctagctggtaccgagtcacaagtgaccggaaaagtgcaaaccttcacagaggagaagctcacctgggccactcgcatggcccttgagtatgctgtgatcactccgtacagaacagtcttctgcaaatggctttcatctcctggcaggattcaggagggggcactacagcatttgctgcgCGGGCCggcactaacagcatttgtgggaggagggatttgcagcagagcagaggtaccaggagatGAACCCACAGCCCAGGTCTCCCAGAAAAGCCAGGCGCATTTATGGAAGTCTTTgcatccatatgtagcctcacctcatttacttgcagctgctttcacacagggcTCACAGTGCTGGCAATGgggttgacagctacagggacacaccctggcaccctgcctccatcctcgggggctccaggactgcactggcagcctacctgaccatgactggagcaacctaggaagaaagaatcagagGGTTATTATCCGTTCTGTGGATCTTAAATAGTCACAACAGCCAGAGACCAatgtctcccctccatgctgagctgcattcatgagagcacaggcagctgggccACTGCAGAGACTCTACCCCTGTTTTTTGGCACAGGGGAGACCATGATCTGGATACTGGGTCCTGTCTGAGCTCCCCAATTCCAGAAAGGCACTGACACACAGGagggagcccagcccagggccaccaaGAAGGTCAagggctggagcatggggcataaaaggaggggctgggagagctgagTTTCTTTGGCCTCAACAAGggaaggccaagggggatctaCGTACTGAGCACAGCTACTTTATGGAgcgcacagagaagatggagccagattttcttggaggtgcacagtaacagcatgagaggcaacagggacaacttgCAGCATGGGACATTCtgtgagcatccctggctcgcaccaggatgctccaaggagggaacagagtcaccaatggtccccaccccgggtctcccagaaggacactgtaatggcaggctgggctctagGAGCAGGGCACTGCTCTCTCTGTACACCTCTGTCCGTGATGAGCACCAATACAtgggggccaccacccatccccaccacagaacacccaccactgtgacacctcgTATCGcccacccctcccctcacagagggttcccagccaacacacacctctgcagcagggacacacagggcacagcaccacacatggcagcagccagggcacccccagggccccaaaatatacacagaccaactctccagcccttccattcccttccagtcctccaaggccttgcaacaggcccttcctctcaacagccaggcacagccctgtgcctgctcacttcccacctccaggaatcaaaggacagagatgtccttcaggTCTTGGAGAACAATTGCAGAAGCCCATGGTATTTCGATGGAACAGAacattctgcagcacacagacaaatgaaatcagagattaccaatgtcactgctcacaccagcacttcattcatttcgCAGcgtaaaaattctagctggactccgtCATCCACCGGTAGCAAGTTATTAGCAAGAAGCACGAAGTCAAATCCCACACCTACGTTTACCAGTGAACAATAGCCTCATTtgaaatgtagcactactaattcatgatgacaGAATGGAATGAGACTTTAGACAGATGGTTTGGAACATTATTGTCTATTTCTGCTCAacttattagttgcatctct
Above is a window of Dromaius novaehollandiae isolate bDroNov1 chromosome 30, bDroNov1.hap1, whole genome shotgun sequence DNA encoding:
- the LOC135324005 gene encoding olfactory receptor 14A16-like encodes the protein HNPMYFFLLNLSILDLGSISTTVPKSMANSLWDARAISYSGCAAQVFFFVFFILGEYCLLTVMAYDRYVAICKPLHYGTLMDRRSCVKMAAAAWASGFLNALLHTANTFSIPLCQGNTVDQFFCEIPQILKLSCSDSYLREAGLIVITDCLSFGCFAFIVVSYVQIFTAVLRIPSEQGRHKAFSMCLPHLAVVSLFISTGLFAYLKPPSLSSPSLDLVVAVLYAVVPPAVNPLIYSMRNKELKEALRK